TTTAAACCTCTTTGACGATGAAATCCGAGCTAGTTTTCGTTCCCTTAGCTGGATGGGGTCACCTCGTGCCAGCCATCGAATTTGCAAAACTCGTCCTAAATAGAGATGAAAACATCTCCATATCCGTCCTCATAATGAAACTTCCCTTAGAATTTGGCGTTCAAAACTTCATTCAATCTCTCACTTCTCAACCTCGTTTGAAATTCATCGATGTCTCCCTAGACGAAAAAACATCTTCTGGATTCTTGAGTAACCTTGAGACGTTCCTCTATGATTTCATCGATGGACACAAATCAAACGTACGAGAatatgttcaaaacatttcttgttccgGTTTCATTCTTGACATGTTTTGTACCTCGATGATTGACATAGCCAACGAGTTAAATGTCCCGAGTTATATATTCTTTTCCTCGAATGCTGCTTTCCTTGGCTTATGTCTTCATTTCGAAAACCTgagaaaagaacaaaatttaGACACGTCTAAGTATATAAACTCTAATGAAGAATTATCAATcttgggttttaaaaatccatGTCCTACTAAAGTTTTGCCTAAGCATTTATTAGATTCAAGACTCGCCTCGTCAACATTGTTCCTTGATGGAATTCGTCGATTTAAAGAGACTAAAGCCATTATTATTAACACTTTTTTCGAGCTGGAATCGTTTTGTCTTCAGGCTCTATTGGATTCTAAgattgttccaaaaatttatccAGTTGGTCCAATAATAAGTTTTAATGAAAATGGTAACGGTCGAAATAGTATATCAGAAGCTAAAATCATTATAAATTGGTTGGATGAACAGCCGGATTCATCTGTAGTGTTTTTGTGCTTTGGTAGTATGGGAAGCTTTGAAGCAGAACAGATCAAAGAAATAGCAACTGCACTGGAGCATTGTGGTCACAGGTACTATTAGTTGTAGTTTTGTGATATTTGGTTCTTTTTAATCATTTGACATTCGGAATTCACCTGCCATAATTAGGTTAATTCGATCGGAATTCGCTTATGGAGCCTTTGTTTAAGGGAGAAACCTCTCCTTACTAGGAACTTTTTCAAAACTTAAACCTGAAACATCTGGTTATGAGTCGTCACTAGTTTGTAGTATTTGTCAAGTGGGATACATTCCATTAGAATATGGGAAAAAGTTTCTTCAAAGGGGTTTATAAACTTTAGTCCGCTAAGGGCTCAAGTATTTTCATTACGATTAtaacgtctgaatctgaatataCGTATAAATATTTAGATGTTGTATTAAGATATGAATACtagataattaaaaatatttgttttttcaatatttcaatGTAAAAACtcgtttttatttaatttaaaaattaatgaatataaaATTCATATAAATTACAAATTATATACCAACTGACTGGGGACGTTGTTGGTGGTGGTATTGGTTAATGGTGGTGATTGTGGGTACGCAGTAGATAGTGATGATGGTGTAGCTGATAGTAGTGGTTAACGTTGGTGGTTGATGGTGGCAACTGATGATTGTGGCAGATGATACTGATAACTTTTAATGATGGTGATGATTGATACGGGTGGTTAGCGATATATAGTGGTGGCTGATGGTAGTAATGGCATGGAGTGATCAGTAGTTACGGTAACGGTGGTGGGTGGCTAGTGCTAACAATCACCACAATATAATACATGCAATATTGTCGTTCCTGATGGaatttatttgtattttcttaatCAACTTACATCCAGTATATATCTCTTTTGAGAAGATTATTTTCATGCCTTTTTAAgtctttcttttaattttgtcaTTCTATTGTTATATTCAAACAGGTTCTTGTGGTCTTTAAGAAGATCTCCACCAAAGGGGAAGTTTGATATGCCAAGTGATTACAAAAACTATGAAGAAGTGTTACCAGAAGGATTCTTGGAGAGGACaaaagaaataggaaaaatTATAGGATGGGCACCACAAGTAGCAATTTTATCTCATCCATCAATAGGAGGATTTGTGTCCCATTGTGGGTGGAATTCAATACTAGAAAGTGTACATTTTGGGGTGCCAATTGCAACTTGGCCACTCTATGCAGAACAACAAATGAATGCATTCTTGTTGGTGAAAGAATTAGGACTTGGTGAGGAGATAAAAATGGACTATGTTATTAGTTTTCAGGGGAAAAATAATCAAGTTGATATAGTGAGTGCTGACGAAATTGAATGTGGTTTATTAAGGTTGATGAGAAAAAGTGAAGAGAATgaagtaaggaaaa
This portion of the Lycium ferocissimum isolate CSIRO_LF1 chromosome 1, AGI_CSIRO_Lferr_CH_V1, whole genome shotgun sequence genome encodes:
- the LOC132046492 gene encoding anthocyanidin 3-O-glucosyltransferase 2-like, with protein sequence MKSELVFVPLAGWGHLVPAIEFAKLVLNRDENISISVLIMKLPLEFGVQNFIQSLTSQPRLKFIDVSLDEKTSSGFLSNLETFLYDFIDGHKSNVREYVQNISCSGFILDMFCTSMIDIANELNVPSYIFFSSNAAFLGLCLHFENLRKEQNLDTSKYINSNEELSILGFKNPCPTKVLPKHLLDSRLASSTLFLDGIRRFKETKAIIINTFFELESFCLQALLDSKIVPKIYPVGPIISFNENGNGRNSISEAKIIINWLDEQPDSSVVFLCFGSMGSFEAEQIKEIATALEHCGHRFLWSLRRSPPKGKFDMPSDYKNYEEVLPEGFLERTKEIGKIIGWAPQVAILSHPSIGGFVSHCGWNSILESVHFGVPIATWPLYAEQQMNAFLLVKELGLGEEIKMDYVISFQGKNNQVDIVSADEIECGLLRLMRKSEENEVRKKIKGMKEKSRVAMEEGGSSHNSLGCLIKDVLTHLPQEELCKD